Proteins encoded within one genomic window of Scomber japonicus isolate fScoJap1 chromosome 16, fScoJap1.pri, whole genome shotgun sequence:
- the LOC128375007 gene encoding THAP domain-containing protein 6-like — translation MPDFCAAYGCANQRNITTRSRGITFHRFPKDTILRKHWELALKREGFVAKKRSVLCSEHFKADEFDRTGQIVLLRHGVMPSVFSFPSHLQKQVPSRTTEASRKAGESLPDHIYALPASPTALKARLNEALARVESLEHEKRNGLIRERRAT, via the exons ATGCCGGACTTTTGTGCCGCTTATGGATGTGCTAATCAGCGAAACATAACAACAAGATCCCGAGGAATCACTTTTCACAG GTTTCCTAAAGACACTATCTTAAGGAAACACTGGGAACTGGCGTTGAAACGGGAAGGCTTTGTGGCTAAAAAGAGATCTGTGCTCTGCAGTGAGCACTTCAAGGCAGATGAGTTTGACAGGACAGGGCAGATTGTCCTTCTGAGACATGGAGTCATGCCGTCTGTCTTTAGCTTCCCATCTCATTTACAAAAG CAAGTACCATCAAGGACTACAGAAGCATCAAGGAAAGCTGGGGAGAGCCTGCCA GACCACATTTATGCTTTGCCTGCTTCTCCCACTGCTCTAAAGGCCAGACTGAATGAAGCTCTGGCTAGAGTGGAGAGTCTGGAGCACGAGAAGAGGAATGGCTTGATCCGCGAGCGAAGGGCCACTTGA